One genomic segment of Virgibacillus doumboii includes these proteins:
- the argB gene encoding acetylglutamate kinase, protein MSYLVIKCGGSVLQRLPDSFYHNIVTLTKNDHIQPVIVHGGGPMVSTLLANLNVKTTFVNGMRVTTDEVLDVVEMTLSGSVNKLLVRKILAQGGNAVGLSGVDGRMLEAKQLEQNPEIGYVGKVTNVNPAMLKTVINQQKIPVISPIAIDHTGQRLNINADLAAAAVAKALEAPLYMITNVPGVLKNTDVISELSVQEAKTMMDSGEINGGMIPKVQAAIDSLRKGVQKVAIINGLEEESLLKLITDGNTGTTFTLDEKKINSNLT, encoded by the coding sequence ATGTCTTACCTTGTAATTAAATGTGGCGGCAGCGTCTTACAACGCCTTCCGGATTCTTTTTATCACAACATCGTGACATTAACAAAAAATGATCACATTCAACCAGTCATTGTACATGGCGGTGGCCCAATGGTCTCCACGTTACTTGCAAATTTAAACGTCAAGACAACGTTTGTTAATGGGATGCGGGTGACGACAGATGAGGTGCTCGATGTTGTGGAAATGACCTTATCAGGATCGGTAAATAAATTACTTGTCCGAAAAATCTTAGCACAAGGTGGCAACGCTGTAGGCTTAAGCGGTGTTGATGGGCGGATGCTGGAAGCAAAACAGCTCGAACAGAATCCGGAAATTGGGTATGTGGGAAAGGTAACCAACGTTAATCCAGCGATGTTAAAAACAGTCATAAACCAGCAAAAAATCCCGGTCATATCCCCAATTGCCATTGATCATACCGGGCAGCGTTTGAATATCAATGCCGACTTAGCGGCTGCAGCGGTTGCTAAGGCCTTAGAAGCACCACTGTATATGATTACCAATGTGCCTGGCGTGTTAAAAAATACTGACGTTATTTCAGAGCTAAGTGTTCAGGAAGCGAAAACAATGATGGACAGCGGCGAAATCAATGGCGGGATGATTCCAAAAGTGCAGGCGGCAATTGACAGTTTGCGGAAAGGGGTCCAAAAGGTTGCCATTATTAATGGCTTAGAGGAAGAAAGTCTGCTTAAGCTGATAACCGATGGAAATACCGGAACGACTTTCACATTAGATGAAAAGAAAATCAATTCAAATTTAACGTGA
- the argC gene encoding N-acetyl-gamma-glutamyl-phosphate reductase, with the protein MKAGIVGANGYGGIELIRLLHNHPKITVKMLISHSTSGQRITEQYPQLQNILELPLEKLRTDEIVKQVDILFFATPSGITKDIAPPFVEAGLLCIDLSGDFRLKDPALYNRWYKKEPADQKFLDQAAYGLPEIYREKLKGDVFIANPGCYPTAALLGVFPALKTKILDTNGPIIIDGKTGVSGAGRKPSQGTIFSEINENTRAYKLASHQHTPEIEQVLEDIQGSELHVTFSTHLVPMTRGILCTIYMPLTDSLTDNDVLQLYNDVYRNEPFVRVRPEKQWPATKEVAGTNYCDIGVSVDKRTNMLTIVSVIDNLVKGAAGQAIQTMNLVNNWDERTGLDTIPVYP; encoded by the coding sequence GTGAAAGCAGGAATTGTTGGGGCAAATGGTTATGGAGGGATTGAGTTAATCAGGTTATTGCACAACCATCCAAAGATAACGGTTAAAATGCTGATTTCTCATTCAACCAGTGGCCAACGAATAACGGAACAGTATCCGCAATTGCAGAACATCCTGGAACTGCCGCTGGAAAAACTTCGGACTGATGAAATAGTGAAGCAAGTGGATATTTTGTTTTTTGCCACTCCGTCAGGGATTACAAAAGATATCGCTCCCCCCTTTGTGGAAGCTGGGTTATTGTGTATAGATCTTTCCGGTGATTTTCGGTTAAAAGATCCGGCCCTTTACAACAGGTGGTATAAAAAAGAGCCTGCAGATCAAAAGTTTTTGGATCAGGCAGCATATGGATTACCGGAAATATACCGCGAGAAGTTAAAAGGTGACGTTTTTATCGCCAATCCAGGCTGCTATCCAACAGCGGCATTGCTTGGAGTCTTTCCGGCACTTAAGACAAAAATCCTCGACACAAACGGTCCAATAATCATTGATGGAAAAACGGGGGTATCCGGGGCCGGCAGAAAACCATCACAGGGTACGATTTTTTCGGAAATCAATGAAAATACCAGGGCTTATAAATTGGCAAGCCATCAGCATACCCCGGAAATCGAACAGGTGCTGGAGGATATACAAGGAAGTGAGCTGCACGTTACATTCAGCACTCATCTCGTTCCAATGACAAGAGGAATTTTATGCACCATTTATATGCCGTTAACCGATTCATTGACCGACAATGATGTACTGCAGCTATATAATGACGTTTACCGGAATGAACCTTTTGTAAGGGTTCGGCCGGAAAAACAATGGCCGGCAACTAAGGAAGTAGCAGGAACAAATTATTGTGATATTGGTGTTTCCGTTGACAAGCGCACCAACATGTTAACGATTGTTTCTGTCATAGATAATCTTGTGAAAGGTGCAGCAGGGCAGGCAATTCAAACGATGAATCTGGTAAATAACTGGGATGAGCGTACAGGGCTTGATACAATACCGGTTTATCCATAG
- a CDS encoding acetylornithine transaminase, with protein METETIVSPLMQTYNRFPISLTKGEGSYVWDVEGNRYLDFTAGIATCNLGHVPKTVKEAVENQLEKLWHCSNLYHIKAQEQLAVILTENSCLDRVFFCNSGAEANEAAIKLVRKFQKDRSNIVTFQQSFHGRTMAALTATGQEKIQTGFAPLVPGFTHLPYNDLASLEVLKDDPPAAVMVELVQGEGGVIPADQSWIDKLVQICEDQQILVVIDEVQTGMGRTGSLFAYEQYGLKPDIVTLAKGLGSGFPIGAMLAGKMVASAFQPGSHGSTFGGNPLASTAALATVEELTNTPVIKSAAEKSLLLITCLNELKQEFPQIKKLRGRGLLIGLEIEGSALEIVKGAIQEKLLILTAGPNVIRILPPLTITEDDILLFMKKFRLALANTLP; from the coding sequence ATGGAAACCGAAACAATTGTCTCACCGTTGATGCAAACGTATAATCGCTTTCCAATCAGCCTGACAAAAGGGGAAGGGAGCTATGTTTGGGATGTTGAAGGAAATCGATATTTAGATTTTACCGCGGGCATTGCCACTTGTAATCTTGGCCATGTACCTAAAACGGTCAAAGAAGCAGTAGAAAATCAGTTGGAAAAACTATGGCATTGTTCCAATCTGTATCATATAAAAGCACAGGAGCAGCTGGCAGTAATCCTGACCGAAAATAGTTGTCTGGATCGCGTATTTTTCTGTAATAGTGGTGCAGAAGCCAACGAAGCCGCTATTAAGCTTGTTCGAAAGTTTCAAAAAGACCGAAGCAATATTGTAACGTTCCAGCAATCCTTCCATGGGCGTACAATGGCTGCGCTCACTGCTACAGGGCAGGAAAAAATCCAAACTGGGTTTGCTCCGCTGGTACCGGGATTTACACATCTTCCTTATAATGATCTGGCCAGTCTGGAAGTCCTTAAAGATGACCCACCGGCAGCAGTCATGGTTGAACTCGTTCAAGGTGAAGGTGGGGTCATTCCGGCAGACCAGTCCTGGATTGATAAATTGGTTCAGATTTGTGAAGATCAGCAAATTCTCGTTGTTATTGATGAAGTCCAGACTGGTATGGGGCGCACCGGATCATTATTTGCTTATGAACAATATGGGCTTAAACCAGATATTGTAACACTTGCAAAAGGCTTGGGTTCCGGATTTCCGATTGGTGCTATGCTTGCCGGAAAAATGGTGGCAAGTGCCTTTCAACCGGGAAGCCACGGCAGTACATTTGGCGGAAACCCACTCGCCTCAACTGCTGCACTGGCAACGGTTGAAGAACTTACGAATACACCCGTAATAAAATCGGCTGCGGAAAAAAGTCTGTTATTAATTACCTGTTTAAACGAATTGAAACAGGAGTTTCCGCAAATTAAAAAACTGCGTGGCAGAGGGCTCTTAATTGGTTTGGAAATAGAGGGATCGGCTTTAGAAATTGTGAAGGGAGCAATTCAGGAAAAATTACTGATTCTGACTGCCGGTCCAAATGTGATCCGGATTTTACCGCCACTCACGATAACAGAAGATGATATTTTGCTGTTTATGAAAAAGTTTCGGCTGGCGCTTGCCAATACATTACCATGA
- the carB gene encoding carbamoyl-phosphate synthase (glutamine-hydrolyzing) large subunit — protein sequence MTINTIKKVLVIGSGPIVIGQAAEFDYAGTEACLALKAEGIEVVLLNNNPATIMTDESVADSIYMEPMTISTIEEIFKKEQPDGMIGTLGGQTGLNLTFEANQSGLLEKYHVQLLGTTIDSIMNGEDREKFRKLMKEMDEPVAESHIISTLEQAFQCAAEIGYPVIVRPAYTLGGTGGGFAGNEQELQEIVTNGLNASPIHQVLLEKSIKGLKEIEFEVIRDVHDDCVIVCSMENIDPVGVHTGDSIVVAPAQTLTAKQDAKLKDAAVRIVRELGVIGACNIQFALAHDSDQYYVIEVNPRVSRSSALASKATGCPIAVIATKCALLDSLNNYFPEKTGSVHDLKIDYTVVKMPRFSFDKFPELERKLGTQMKATGEIMAVDQTFEAALNKAIRSLDNGLTNLSHSELCGKDFQVLLKHMKLPTDLYLFAVAEAMRQGKSVEELYDHTAISRQFLEKIKQMVAAEETLKEESIQTVKTDKLLQAKQLQISDKALSVFLKTTEDKVRQKIKECQLAPSYLSIGSVNQSAYYYSTWCEAPGSTITQNKKNAVLIIGSGPIRIGQGMEFDYSSVHAVYALKKLGYETIVINNNPETVSTDSSVADHLYFEALTVEDILNVIDEENVSGVMIQFGGQTALNLAKELKTAGISIYGTTPDRIDQLEDRDQFYRLLNDLNIPHIAGEMVYSLDEIKACAEKIGYPVLVRPSYVIGGQSMQIVYQEATLTEYVNTLMDENERIWPVLIDQYTPGMEVELDLISDGENIMVPAIMEHVEKAGVHSGDSIAVMPPINLSTVQQESLLHYAQAICQQAGIIGFVNIQYIVTEEQIYVLEVNPRASRTVPLISKVTGVSMVEASIRVQLGEKLSKTGLLEATAFYAVKAPVFSASQLVGVDPALGPVMKSTGEAIGIAETYPDALAKATYLSTMRKESTAKVYVLCSIADKKKQELLPVIQKLSNDFSILATPGTSEFLTQNGVANKKVNEDSESLINFFKQKTIAGAVVIPSGLSTNTRGKEIRTLVIMYQVALFTCKETVVAATDSMERSPVSVMSLQDYLYTTV from the coding sequence GTGACGATTAATACAATCAAAAAGGTACTCGTCATTGGTTCCGGACCAATCGTTATCGGGCAAGCCGCTGAATTTGATTATGCAGGAACAGAAGCGTGTCTGGCATTAAAAGCAGAAGGAATTGAAGTTGTTTTACTGAATAATAATCCGGCGACGATAATGACTGATGAATCAGTTGCAGATTCCATTTATATGGAACCGATGACCATATCAACAATAGAGGAAATTTTTAAGAAAGAACAACCGGATGGCATGATTGGAACACTTGGCGGACAAACAGGATTAAATTTAACGTTTGAGGCAAATCAGTCCGGACTTTTGGAAAAATATCATGTTCAATTGCTGGGGACAACAATTGATTCAATCATGAATGGAGAAGACCGGGAGAAGTTCCGTAAACTTATGAAGGAAATGGATGAACCTGTAGCGGAATCGCACATTATTTCGACTTTAGAACAAGCATTCCAGTGTGCAGCGGAGATTGGTTACCCGGTTATCGTAAGACCTGCCTATACACTTGGGGGAACAGGTGGAGGGTTTGCCGGGAATGAGCAGGAGCTTCAGGAAATTGTCACTAATGGATTGAATGCAAGCCCAATCCATCAGGTGCTGTTGGAGAAAAGTATCAAGGGCTTAAAGGAAATTGAATTTGAAGTGATTCGCGATGTTCATGATGATTGTGTGATTGTCTGCAGTATGGAAAATATTGACCCGGTTGGTGTTCACACCGGGGATTCCATTGTTGTTGCACCGGCACAAACATTAACAGCAAAACAGGATGCGAAGCTGAAGGATGCTGCTGTGAGGATTGTTCGTGAACTTGGTGTAATTGGAGCCTGTAATATTCAATTTGCGCTTGCACATGATAGCGATCAGTACTATGTGATCGAAGTAAATCCACGGGTGAGCCGCTCATCAGCATTAGCATCAAAAGCGACAGGGTGCCCGATTGCTGTCATCGCAACGAAATGTGCGTTGCTGGATTCTTTGAATAATTATTTTCCGGAAAAAACAGGTTCCGTTCATGACTTGAAGATTGATTATACGGTTGTAAAAATGCCGCGGTTTTCGTTTGATAAATTCCCGGAACTGGAACGGAAATTAGGCACACAAATGAAGGCAACCGGGGAAATAATGGCAGTAGATCAAACGTTTGAGGCTGCCTTAAATAAGGCAATCCGCTCACTGGATAATGGATTGACAAATCTGAGTCATTCGGAGCTTTGCGGCAAGGATTTTCAGGTGCTGCTGAAACATATGAAACTGCCGACTGACTTGTATCTGTTCGCGGTTGCCGAGGCGATGCGACAGGGAAAAAGTGTTGAAGAACTGTATGACCATACTGCAATCAGCCGGCAATTTTTAGAGAAAATCAAGCAAATGGTTGCGGCAGAAGAAACGCTAAAAGAGGAATCCATCCAGACGGTTAAAACGGATAAATTATTGCAAGCGAAACAACTGCAAATCAGTGACAAGGCGTTAAGCGTTTTTTTGAAAACGACAGAGGATAAAGTCAGACAGAAAATCAAGGAATGCCAATTAGCGCCAAGTTATCTTTCTATTGGTTCTGTCAATCAATCAGCCTATTATTATTCGACATGGTGTGAAGCGCCAGGCAGTACCATAACGCAAAACAAGAAAAACGCTGTATTAATCATCGGTTCTGGTCCAATTCGGATTGGGCAGGGAATGGAATTTGATTACAGCTCTGTTCACGCGGTATATGCGTTGAAAAAACTGGGATATGAAACGATTGTCATCAACAACAACCCGGAAACCGTCAGTACCGACAGTTCGGTAGCGGATCACTTATATTTTGAAGCATTAACAGTGGAGGATATCCTGAATGTTATTGATGAGGAAAACGTGAGTGGTGTCATGATTCAATTTGGTGGTCAAACGGCACTGAATTTGGCAAAGGAACTTAAAACTGCAGGGATTTCAATTTACGGAACAACACCTGACAGAATTGATCAGCTGGAAGACCGGGACCAATTTTATCGGTTATTAAACGATCTGAACATTCCCCATATTGCCGGGGAAATGGTGTATAGCCTTGATGAAATTAAGGCATGTGCTGAAAAAATCGGCTATCCGGTTCTTGTCCGTCCATCCTATGTTATCGGCGGTCAATCGATGCAAATTGTTTATCAGGAAGCGACATTGACTGAATATGTTAACACACTGATGGATGAAAACGAGCGAATATGGCCGGTGCTGATTGATCAATATACACCTGGCATGGAGGTTGAGCTGGATTTAATCAGTGATGGAGAGAACATCATGGTTCCGGCAATTATGGAACATGTTGAAAAAGCAGGAGTTCATTCTGGTGACAGTATTGCTGTTATGCCGCCAATCAACTTATCGACTGTACAACAGGAAAGTTTGCTTCATTATGCGCAGGCCATTTGTCAACAGGCCGGGATCATTGGATTTGTCAATATCCAGTATATCGTAACGGAAGAGCAGATTTATGTATTGGAAGTGAATCCGCGGGCATCACGAACGGTCCCATTAATCAGTAAGGTAACAGGTGTCTCCATGGTGGAAGCGTCCATCCGGGTACAGCTTGGGGAAAAATTAAGCAAAACGGGTTTACTGGAAGCTACGGCTTTTTATGCTGTTAAAGCACCTGTTTTTTCAGCATCTCAATTAGTCGGAGTTGACCCAGCGCTTGGGCCTGTTATGAAATCAACCGGTGAGGCGATTGGGATTGCCGAAACATATCCTGATGCACTTGCCAAAGCAACCTATTTATCAACAATGCGGAAAGAAAGCACAGCAAAAGTGTATGTTCTTTGTTCGATTGCTGACAAGAAAAAACAGGAACTTCTGCCTGTCATCCAAAAACTCAGTAACGACTTTTCTATCCTGGCAACACCAGGAACCAGTGAATTTTTAACACAAAATGGAGTTGCCAATAAGAAAGTTAACGAAGATTCGGAATCACTTATCAACTTTTTTAAGCAAAAAACAATAGCGGGTGCGGTCGTTATCCCAAGCGGATTGTCAACGAATACGCGCGGGAAGGAAATACGCACACTTGTGATAATGTATCAGGTTGCATTATTCACGTGTAAAGAAACAGTAGTAGCGGCAACCGATTCTATGGAACGTTCTCCTGTCTCGGTTATGTCGTTGCAGGATTATCTGTATACAACAGTATGA
- the argJ gene encoding bifunctional glutamate N-acetyltransferase/amino-acid acetyltransferase ArgJ: MATHTERLKVVDGDVTTAKGFQAGGLHCGMKRKRHDLAWLYSETPANTAAVFTTNLFQAAPLAVTKESIAVDGKIRGLIVNSGVANAVTGEEGRYNAYEMRHLFAKKLGVNDHHVAINSTGVIGEQLPMEKLEAGIEQIDFADPQPTNFSKAILTTDTFTKNACVQIELDGKLVTIGGTAKGSGMIKPNMATMLSFITTDAAMERDALNAALRTAVNQTFNCITVDGDTSTNDTVMLMGNGQASNKPVTEQDYENFQLFTDALTVVCKSLAKQIARDGEGATKLIEVQVTGANCVKDAQKVGKAIAGSSLVKTAVYGADANWGRIICAIGYSGVQLHSEKVDVSIGNTQVVKHGMPVVYQEESVEEYLQSNEEIKLFADIHNGTGEAVAWGCDLTYDYVKINASYRT, encoded by the coding sequence GTGGCAACGCATACAGAACGGTTAAAGGTGGTTGATGGAGATGTAACAACGGCAAAAGGATTTCAAGCGGGCGGGCTTCACTGCGGCATGAAACGAAAACGGCACGATTTGGCTTGGCTTTACTCAGAAACGCCCGCCAACACTGCTGCCGTATTTACAACAAACCTTTTCCAGGCTGCACCACTTGCTGTTACAAAAGAAAGCATAGCGGTCGACGGAAAAATCAGGGGATTAATCGTAAATTCCGGGGTGGCTAATGCCGTTACTGGAGAAGAAGGACGTTACAACGCCTATGAAATGCGCCATTTATTTGCCAAAAAATTAGGAGTTAATGATCATCATGTCGCGATTAATTCGACAGGTGTTATCGGGGAACAGCTTCCAATGGAAAAATTAGAAGCGGGTATCGAACAGATAGATTTTGCGGATCCACAACCAACCAATTTTTCCAAAGCTATTCTAACAACCGATACGTTTACTAAAAACGCATGTGTACAAATCGAATTGGACGGAAAGCTTGTCACAATCGGCGGAACAGCGAAAGGGTCTGGCATGATTAAACCAAACATGGCCACCATGCTTTCGTTTATCACAACGGATGCGGCAATGGAACGAGATGCGTTGAATGCCGCATTGCGGACAGCGGTAAATCAGACATTTAATTGCATTACCGTCGATGGTGACACAAGCACCAATGACACGGTAATGCTTATGGGAAACGGGCAGGCTTCAAATAAACCGGTTACAGAACAGGATTACGAGAATTTTCAGCTGTTTACGGATGCATTGACCGTTGTTTGCAAGTCGCTCGCAAAACAGATTGCCAGAGACGGGGAAGGTGCTACGAAATTAATTGAGGTGCAAGTAACCGGGGCAAATTGTGTTAAAGATGCACAGAAGGTCGGTAAAGCAATTGCTGGTTCCAGTTTGGTTAAAACAGCGGTATACGGTGCTGATGCAAATTGGGGCAGAATCATTTGTGCGATTGGTTATAGTGGTGTCCAGCTTCATTCGGAAAAGGTGGATGTATCCATTGGAAATACGCAAGTGGTTAAACATGGTATGCCTGTTGTTTACCAGGAAGAATCAGTTGAGGAATATTTACAAAGTAATGAAGAAATCAAGCTATTTGCAGATATTCATAACGGGACCGGGGAAGCAGTTGCATGGGGATGTGATTTGACCTATGACTATGTGAAAATCAATGCTTCCTATCGTACGTAA
- a CDS encoding DinB family protein, with translation MLLRKLRQIRGDLLDAIDGLSSEQLNIKPSDEDWSISQILYHLYLTEKEKTELMVQSINYPGEKFKAETEPPEYFLTRNELLQLLEESRFQYVRALLNKIDEENLTEVSSIHPKISYDSLTEYVYLHEQRHIVQIKDIKQKVIS, from the coding sequence GTGTTACTTAGAAAGCTCCGTCAGATACGGGGGGATTTATTAGACGCGATTGATGGATTGTCGAGTGAGCAATTAAACATAAAACCAAGTGATGAGGATTGGAGTATCTCGCAAATACTCTATCATCTTTATTTAACTGAAAAAGAAAAAACAGAATTAATGGTGCAGTCAATAAATTATCCTGGGGAAAAATTTAAAGCAGAAACGGAACCACCGGAATACTTTTTAACAAGAAATGAACTTCTTCAATTGTTGGAAGAATCGAGATTTCAATATGTGCGGGCACTGTTAAATAAGATAGATGAAGAAAATCTGACCGAGGTGTCATCGATCCACCCTAAAATCAGCTATGATAGTTTAACAGAATATGTTTACCTGCATGAACAACGGCACATAGTCCAAATAAAGGATATTAAGCAAAAAGTTATTTCTTAG